A region from the Candidatus Electrothrix scaldis genome encodes:
- a CDS encoding ABC transporter ATP-binding protein: MYQKPAHRLLEIFHPFGKKYHTPFCALNNINFELKKGQALGVIGRNGSGKSSLLQLITGIQQPTTGSVHVNGRISALLELGAGFNPEFTGRENVYLNTAIQGFSEADTNERFQRIAEFADIGEFIDRPVKTYSSGMYIRLAFAAAVSVQPEILIVDEALSVGDIFFQQKCMTHMQKMMEGCTIVLVSHDMHSIANLCDRVLLLENGRIAFDGPPVEGVSHYTKILHNQNFSGNKACKPEQAPEEQHPTEPIEKILSPENDNSDWITVSEDKRSGAGEAVIERLRVTCNSGPLDVVKKGDLISIELLVKATSALDEIIFGYNVKDRVGNAVFGENTLCLDSPSQHLDAGYNVITYTFYWPEIFPDKYTITVGIGQGTDPLRHVIQCWAHNIVSLTALAPGRSLHGIFNNKLSSLEILPIQEPAVSKETRSAL, from the coding sequence ATGTACCAAAAACCGGCACATAGACTTCTGGAAATATTCCATCCATTTGGTAAAAAATACCATACACCGTTTTGCGCTCTCAATAATATCAATTTTGAGCTAAAAAAAGGGCAAGCTCTTGGTGTTATTGGTCGAAACGGAAGCGGAAAATCATCGCTACTTCAACTCATCACTGGCATTCAGCAACCCACAACAGGTAGCGTGCATGTCAATGGACGAATTTCGGCTCTTCTCGAATTGGGTGCAGGTTTTAATCCTGAATTTACCGGTAGAGAAAACGTCTATCTGAATACGGCAATCCAGGGTTTTTCTGAAGCTGATACAAATGAACGCTTCCAACGAATTGCTGAGTTTGCAGATATCGGAGAATTTATTGACCGCCCAGTCAAAACATACTCCAGTGGTATGTACATCCGTCTGGCCTTTGCAGCTGCGGTCAGTGTGCAGCCAGAGATCCTGATTGTTGATGAGGCACTTTCTGTTGGTGATATCTTTTTTCAGCAAAAATGCATGACCCACATGCAGAAAATGATGGAGGGTTGCACCATCGTCCTGGTCAGCCATGATATGCACTCCATCGCGAACCTCTGTGACCGCGTTCTGCTCCTGGAAAACGGCCGAATTGCCTTTGACGGGCCTCCGGTAGAGGGTGTTAGTCACTACACGAAGATACTCCATAATCAAAACTTCAGTGGAAACAAAGCGTGCAAACCCGAGCAAGCCCCTGAAGAGCAACATCCAACAGAGCCTATTGAAAAGATTTTATCGCCGGAAAACGATAATTCAGACTGGATTACTGTATCTGAGGACAAGCGCTCAGGTGCGGGCGAGGCAGTCATAGAACGATTACGTGTAACCTGCAACAGCGGCCCTCTTGACGTGGTGAAAAAAGGAGATCTGATCAGTATAGAGTTATTGGTAAAAGCGACTTCTGCCTTAGATGAAATTATTTTTGGCTATAACGTCAAGGACAGGGTGGGAAATGCTGTTTTTGGGGAAAACACCCTCTGTCTTGACTCTCCTTCCCAGCATCTTGATGCTGGATACAATGTTATTACCTACACATTTTACTGGCCCGAAATTTTTCCAGATAAGTACACGATCACTGTAGGGATTGGCCAAGGAACGGACCCTCTCCGCCATGTTATCCAATGTTGGGCACATAATATTGTTTCACTGACAGCCCTGGCACCGGGCCGCTCTCTTCATGGTATATTTAATAACAAACTTTCCTCCTTGGAGATTCTCCCCATCCAGGAACCTGCTGTAAGCAAGGAAACTCGCTCCGCACTATAG
- a CDS encoding ABC transporter permease: MNSLLSFLHLLYTRRRLITAMAFREIREQYVGSSLGLMWTVIHPLVMITVFWFVFSVGFKTQPQNDVPFVVWLTAGLAPWYLFSNIISGATNIILTHSHLVKKTIFSSQILPVIKILSSLVTHAIFLVVLLVLLVFQKMPVSVYYLQAIYYLFCMLMLSLGLSWTLAALNVFIRDVSQLVTVFLQIGFWMTPIFWDISMMPPKVQWFLKLNPVYYLVQGYRESFISFQPFWSHLSYTAYYWFVTFAMLASGAYIFKKLKPQFPDVL; this comes from the coding sequence ATGAACAGTCTTTTATCCTTTCTTCACTTGCTCTACACTCGACGCCGACTGATAACCGCAATGGCGTTCAGGGAGATTCGCGAGCAATATGTAGGCTCCTCGCTCGGCCTCATGTGGACGGTTATCCATCCGCTGGTTATGATTACGGTATTCTGGTTTGTTTTCAGTGTTGGATTTAAAACACAGCCTCAAAACGATGTTCCATTTGTTGTCTGGCTGACAGCAGGCTTGGCCCCCTGGTACCTTTTTTCCAATATTATCAGTGGGGCAACAAATATCATTCTCACCCACAGCCATCTGGTGAAAAAAACTATTTTTTCTTCCCAGATTCTGCCTGTCATAAAAATTCTCTCCAGCCTGGTCACCCATGCCATCTTTCTGGTCGTCCTGCTCGTCTTGCTGGTCTTCCAAAAAATGCCGGTCAGTGTCTATTATCTTCAGGCGATATATTACCTCTTTTGCATGCTCATGCTTTCCCTGGGACTTTCCTGGACCTTGGCCGCATTGAATGTCTTTATCCGCGATGTATCCCAGCTTGTTACGGTTTTCCTGCAAATTGGTTTCTGGATGACCCCCATTTTCTGGGACATCAGCATGATGCCTCCCAAGGTACAATGGTTTCTCAAGCTCAATCCTGTCTACTATCTCGTTCAGGGCTATCGGGAATCATTTATCAGCTTTCAGCCCTTCTGGAGTCATCTTTCATATACTGCGTACTATTGGTTTGTCACCTTTGCAATGCTGGCCAGTGGTGCATATATTTTTAAGAAACTGAAACCTCAGTTTCCCGACGTGCTGTAA
- the glyS gene encoding glycine--tRNA ligase subunit beta: MTQLLFEIGTEEIPASYIEPALAFMEQSVQDKLKELGLGFGAVHTAGTPRRLTLAVDGLQASQEDRRQEHIGPAKMAAFDADGQATKAAQGFARSRGVAVEDLQIIETAKGEYLMAVEEIKGQETEALLPDLLDGLLRALPFPKSMRWADSSMAFARPIQWLLALYDGKVVDLTVEGVKAGATTLGHRFMSPEAVEIENFQHYQKTLEAKSVVVDQRARREAVIKTVKQAVQERIGDKGRPVLDEGLIDIVTNLVEIPWGICGSFDKKFLALPDEALITSMREHQKYFPVVDSEGRLMPFFVAVNNTDIQDRKMAASGHERVLRARLEDGLFFFNEDKKKPLEDRLQALSGIIFQRDLGTMAEKSERLMQISAYLAEQLAPDTKKEAKRAAQLAKADLLTEMVGEFPSLQGIIGRDYALLDGEKTAVADAVQEHYQPVRAGGTLPASLLGAIVGLADRIDTMVGCFAINERPTGNKDAFGQRRLAVGMIHIIRHHNLHLSLNALAEQALQGYADKITPAKDTLEAVIGFIRLRFENDLIASGMKQEVVEAATSAGFDDLTDCLARIEALDGMRNREEFAVLAGSFKRIRNITKGNSETEVDPALFAEEAEKELYSTYTAVQEQVRPMIANRAYSEALAAMLTMKEPVDRFFDDVMVMDKDLAVRANRLNLLTGLGDLVRQVGDISRMHVE; encoded by the coding sequence ATGACACAACTACTTTTTGAAATTGGAACTGAAGAGATACCTGCGAGTTATATAGAACCGGCTCTTGCTTTTATGGAGCAATCCGTTCAGGATAAATTAAAGGAACTGGGCCTGGGATTTGGTGCTGTTCATACAGCGGGCACCCCCCGACGTCTGACGCTGGCTGTGGATGGCCTGCAAGCCAGTCAGGAAGACCGCCGACAGGAACATATAGGGCCAGCTAAGATGGCTGCCTTTGATGCGGACGGTCAGGCAACCAAGGCTGCCCAGGGCTTTGCTCGCTCCCGAGGGGTTGCAGTCGAGGATTTACAGATTATTGAGACAGCAAAAGGCGAATATCTGATGGCTGTTGAGGAGATCAAGGGCCAAGAGACAGAAGCTCTCCTGCCTGATCTGCTGGATGGACTTTTGCGTGCGCTCCCTTTCCCTAAGTCCATGCGCTGGGCAGACAGTAGCATGGCCTTTGCTCGCCCTATACAATGGCTCTTGGCTCTTTATGACGGGAAAGTTGTTGATCTGACCGTTGAAGGGGTAAAGGCTGGGGCAACGACTCTGGGCCATCGCTTCATGAGCCCTGAAGCCGTAGAGATTGAGAATTTTCAGCATTACCAAAAAACCTTGGAAGCAAAGTCTGTTGTTGTTGATCAGCGAGCTCGCCGGGAAGCAGTTATTAAAACGGTGAAACAGGCCGTGCAGGAGCGGATTGGTGATAAAGGGCGCCCTGTTTTGGATGAGGGGCTCATTGACATCGTGACTAACCTGGTGGAAATTCCCTGGGGAATTTGCGGGAGTTTTGATAAGAAATTTCTCGCTCTGCCTGATGAGGCCCTGATCACCTCTATGCGTGAGCACCAAAAGTATTTTCCTGTGGTCGATAGCGAAGGGCGCCTGATGCCTTTCTTTGTTGCGGTGAATAATACTGATATTCAGGACAGGAAAATGGCGGCCAGTGGTCATGAGCGGGTCCTGCGGGCTCGCCTCGAAGATGGACTCTTTTTCTTTAATGAAGATAAAAAGAAGCCTCTTGAAGATCGATTACAGGCTCTTTCCGGGATTATTTTTCAGCGTGACCTGGGCACAATGGCCGAAAAGAGTGAGCGCCTGATGCAAATCTCTGCTTACCTTGCGGAACAATTGGCCCCGGACACAAAAAAAGAGGCCAAAAGGGCTGCGCAACTGGCCAAGGCCGACCTCTTAACCGAGATGGTCGGAGAATTTCCTTCTTTGCAGGGAATTATCGGGCGGGATTATGCCCTGCTTGATGGCGAAAAAACTGCTGTTGCTGATGCCGTGCAGGAGCATTACCAACCGGTTCGGGCAGGAGGAACATTGCCCGCCTCGTTGCTTGGTGCCATAGTCGGGTTGGCTGATCGTATAGATACAATGGTGGGCTGCTTTGCTATCAACGAACGTCCTACCGGGAATAAGGATGCCTTTGGGCAACGTCGACTCGCCGTGGGCATGATTCATATTATCCGTCATCATAATTTGCATCTCTCTTTGAACGCGCTGGCTGAGCAGGCCTTGCAGGGCTATGCTGATAAGATCACTCCGGCTAAGGACACGCTGGAAGCAGTGATTGGGTTTATTCGTCTCCGTTTTGAAAATGACCTGATTGCCTCAGGCATGAAGCAGGAAGTGGTTGAGGCGGCGACCTCCGCTGGCTTTGACGACCTGACGGATTGTCTGGCCCGGATAGAGGCCCTGGACGGCATGCGGAATCGGGAGGAATTTGCTGTTCTGGCTGGTTCCTTTAAGCGCATTCGTAACATCACCAAAGGAAATAGTGAAACAGAGGTTGATCCTGCCCTCTTTGCTGAAGAGGCGGAAAAGGAACTGTATTCAACCTACACAGCTGTTCAGGAGCAGGTGCGTCCCATGATTGCAAATCGTGCCTACAGCGAAGCCCTGGCAGCTATGCTGACCATGAAAGAGCCGGTAGACCGTTTCTTTGATGATGTGATGGTTATGGATAAGGATTTGGCAGTGCGGGCTAATCGCTTAAACCTGTTAACCGGCTTGGGGGACTTGGTTCGTCAGGTGGGAGATATCTCCCGGATGCATGTAGAATAA
- the ccsB gene encoding c-type cytochrome biogenesis protein CcsB, translated as MMNSSQLFNYTTAAYLLSAIFYIGLLVFRQKKVGLIGLFFASVGLLIHTGALGLRWKESYDIGIGHAPLTNMYESLVFFAWCTTLFYILLEIKFKARVLGAFIMPLAVTTMAYASLSTKISQDISPLIPALQSNWLLAHVVTCFIGYGAFAVAAGIGFIYLLKHFAVKRKLSQNHLLSTLPELPVLDDLTHKTIIFGFMWLTAGIITGAVWANEAWGTYWSWDPKETWSIITWFVYALALHARFTRGWDGPRIAWLAIIGFFSVFFTYFGVNFLLAGLHSYGAS; from the coding sequence ATGATGAATAGCTCTCAACTTTTTAACTACACAACCGCAGCATACCTGTTGTCAGCGATTTTTTACATCGGCCTGCTTGTTTTCCGTCAGAAAAAAGTTGGGTTGATCGGCCTGTTTTTTGCCAGCGTCGGGCTCCTGATACACACAGGTGCCCTTGGCCTGCGCTGGAAGGAATCCTATGATATTGGCATCGGCCATGCCCCGCTCACCAATATGTATGAGTCTTTGGTGTTCTTTGCCTGGTGTACAACGCTTTTTTATATCCTGCTGGAAATAAAATTTAAAGCCCGAGTACTCGGGGCCTTTATCATGCCCTTGGCTGTCACAACAATGGCTTATGCCTCTCTTTCCACCAAAATCAGCCAAGATATTTCACCGCTTATCCCTGCTCTTCAATCTAACTGGCTGCTTGCCCATGTTGTCACCTGCTTCATCGGCTACGGCGCCTTTGCTGTTGCTGCTGGTATCGGGTTCATATATCTCCTGAAGCATTTTGCCGTCAAACGGAAGCTATCGCAAAATCATCTACTTTCCACGCTTCCCGAATTACCCGTACTGGATGATTTGACCCATAAAACCATCATCTTCGGTTTCATGTGGTTGACAGCAGGTATCATAACCGGAGCAGTCTGGGCCAACGAGGCTTGGGGAACTTATTGGAGCTGGGATCCCAAGGAAACCTGGTCTATCATTACCTGGTTTGTCTATGCTCTGGCCCTGCATGCCCGCTTTACTCGCGGCTGGGACGGCCCCCGCATAGCCTGGCTGGCAATCATAGGCTTTTTCTCGGTCTTCTTCACCTATTTCGGGGTCAACTTCCTCTTGGCAGGACTGCACAGCTACGGCGCCAGTTAA
- a CDS encoding cytochrome c biogenesis protein ResB codes for MASKSKKNPIWAFLASVKLALLLIALLASTSIIGTVIEQNKPTEHYVTQWGEGSAQIIQMLNLNDMYNSVWFLCLLGAFSLNLIVCSLDRIPTVVKIVHKDNLDTDPDRLPKMKFHAQEKIPGTLTSATEEVKKYLGKKGWKPGTRPQQYGTLFFSQKGAWTRYGVYVVHLSILVILLGAVIGSSTVATKILGNREFAFKGGISLPETAQSDFVFSYTDEEKIPLGFTVRCNFFDIDYYPGTGMPKDYLSGLTVIEDGKEVLTTTIEVNKPLIYRGITFYQSSYNQIGAAIIKLRETTSGNIHAFPVNPQNFSVTHQWKEGGSDAMIRIQSARPIHTPDGRESTEMQMWLMDSDGPPSMFTLMYGRPVIVERPKATYELSIGPHFATGLQVAKDPGVWWVYTGCALMLIGLYMAFFMSHRRIWAHVYEIDGQPVVVFAGHANKNSLGFAKTFSSLTENFTKRSS; via the coding sequence ATGGCATCAAAATCAAAAAAAAATCCAATCTGGGCATTTCTGGCCTCTGTCAAACTCGCTCTGCTTCTCATAGCCCTACTTGCATCGACCTCAATTATTGGTACGGTTATAGAGCAAAATAAACCCACAGAACATTATGTAACACAATGGGGGGAAGGCTCTGCGCAAATAATCCAGATGCTCAACCTTAACGACATGTATAACTCTGTCTGGTTCCTCTGTCTGCTCGGAGCATTCAGCCTGAATCTGATTGTTTGCAGCCTGGATCGTATCCCGACAGTTGTTAAGATTGTGCATAAGGATAATCTGGACACAGACCCGGATCGCCTGCCCAAGATGAAATTCCATGCCCAGGAAAAAATCCCAGGCACCTTGACCTCAGCAACAGAAGAGGTCAAAAAGTACCTCGGCAAAAAGGGTTGGAAACCTGGCACTCGTCCTCAACAATACGGCACCCTGTTTTTCTCCCAAAAAGGTGCATGGACACGCTATGGCGTTTATGTGGTCCATCTCTCTATCCTGGTTATCCTGCTGGGAGCGGTTATCGGCTCCTCAACTGTTGCAACAAAGATCTTAGGGAACCGTGAGTTTGCCTTTAAAGGTGGCATCTCCCTCCCGGAGACAGCGCAAAGTGACTTCGTCTTTTCTTATACGGATGAAGAAAAAATCCCCCTCGGTTTCACTGTCCGCTGTAATTTTTTTGATATTGACTATTACCCCGGCACGGGTATGCCCAAGGATTATCTTTCCGGCCTGACAGTTATTGAGGACGGCAAAGAAGTCCTGACCACCACTATCGAAGTCAACAAACCTCTTATTTATAGGGGGATAACTTTCTATCAATCAAGCTATAACCAGATAGGTGCTGCCATTATCAAACTGCGGGAGACAACAAGCGGTAATATTCACGCCTTTCCTGTGAATCCGCAAAATTTTTCCGTAACGCATCAATGGAAGGAAGGCGGAAGCGATGCCATGATACGCATTCAGTCTGCCCGCCCGATTCATACTCCTGATGGAAGAGAGAGCACTGAAATGCAGATGTGGTTGATGGATTCCGATGGCCCACCTTCCATGTTTACTTTAATGTACGGCAGACCTGTCATTGTCGAACGGCCAAAGGCTACATACGAACTCTCTATAGGACCCCATTTTGCCACAGGACTTCAGGTGGCAAAGGACCCTGGTGTCTGGTGGGTTTATACAGGCTGCGCCCTGATGCTTATCGGATTATATATGGCCTTTTTCATGTCCCATCGCAGAATTTGGGCACATGTCTATGAAATAGATGGTCAACCCGTCGTTGTTTTTGCTGGTCATGCAAATAAAAACAGTTTAGGGTTTGCCAAGACATTTTCTTCTCTGACAGAGAATTTTACCAAGAGATCCTCATAA
- a CDS encoding TIGR01777 family oxidoreductase, translating to MNILISGASGLIGKELVHFLTEQGHTVLPLRRDTDNAPGNAPCWDIKQKIVQLDPVQKIDVVIHLAGENVAQGRWTAVKKRKILQSRVEGTSLLAEFFAAAEHKPRLMISASAIGFYGERGNEELDENSKKGDGFLADVAAAWEEATRPAAEAGIRVVNTRFGIVLSPDGGALAKMLSPFKMGLGGTLGDGKQYMSWVSMQDVVQAFGHIIQHEELCGPVNIVAPQPVTNREFTRILGNVLCRPAFFPVPKRFLSLFLGEMARELLFASARVSPRKLQESGYVFAAPELRSALRRLLG from the coding sequence ATGAATATTCTGATTTCCGGCGCTTCCGGTTTAATAGGCAAAGAGCTTGTGCATTTTCTGACAGAGCAAGGGCATACTGTCCTGCCTTTGCGTCGTGATACCGACAATGCTCCAGGTAATGCTCCGTGCTGGGATATTAAACAAAAAATTGTCCAGCTGGATCCTGTGCAAAAGATTGATGTGGTCATCCATCTTGCTGGTGAAAATGTCGCCCAGGGACGCTGGACAGCAGTAAAGAAAAGAAAAATTTTGCAAAGCCGGGTCGAGGGAACGAGTCTACTTGCTGAGTTCTTTGCCGCAGCTGAGCATAAACCCCGCCTTATGATCTCTGCTTCAGCTATCGGATTTTACGGCGAGCGGGGGAATGAAGAGCTTGATGAAAACAGCAAAAAAGGAGATGGATTCCTTGCCGATGTGGCTGCCGCCTGGGAGGAGGCAACCCGCCCCGCAGCAGAGGCCGGTATCCGGGTGGTGAATACGCGCTTCGGGATTGTGCTCAGTCCAGACGGAGGCGCTTTGGCAAAGATGCTCTCTCCCTTTAAAATGGGGCTCGGCGGGACGCTTGGTGATGGAAAACAGTATATGAGCTGGGTTAGCATGCAGGATGTCGTCCAGGCTTTTGGACATATCATCCAGCACGAGGAACTCTGTGGACCCGTCAATATCGTAGCCCCCCAGCCAGTCACTAACCGGGAGTTTACCCGTATCCTCGGAAATGTACTTTGTCGACCGGCGTTTTTTCCGGTGCCTAAACGTTTCCTGTCCCTGTTTCTTGGAGAAATGGCACGGGAACTGCTTTTTGCCAGCGCGCGGGTCTCTCCGCGCAAGCTCCAGGAGTCAGGATATGTCTTTGCTGCCCCTGAGCTTCGTTCTGCCCTGCGAAGGCTGCTAGGCTAA
- a CDS encoding citrate synthase produces the protein MTKVKNGPDATLTIAGKTYTLPIVQGTENDQAIDIANLLQQTGYTTLDPGYKNTASCTSDITFLDGKEGILSYRGYAIEELAEKCVFIEVAYLLVHGHLPNPTEYENFRQLLKRFALIHEDMIHFFDHFPPNAPPMAILSVMVNSLSSYYPEMSDDPLKTLDAAAARLISKIRTIAAFTYKKSMGHPLVYPRPDLNYCGNFLNMMFDKPVHPYTVRPEAVAALNKLLILHADHEQNCSTSTVRLVGSAGVNLYSSISAGINALWGPLHGGANEAVVTMLELIHRDGDNFKKYIDKAKDKSDPFRLSGFGHRVYKTFDPRGKIIKEACDDLLEVLNVSDPLLDIARRLEEIALNDNYFVDRNLFPNVDFYSGIIYRALGIPTNMFTVMFALGRLPGWIAQWKEQQEDPDGKIGRPRQVYIGEPSRPFVPMSKR, from the coding sequence ATGACGAAAGTAAAGAACGGTCCTGACGCCACCCTCACTATTGCTGGGAAAACATATACTCTGCCTATTGTTCAGGGAACAGAAAATGATCAGGCTATTGATATCGCAAACCTGTTGCAACAGACCGGTTACACAACTCTTGATCCCGGATATAAAAATACCGCTTCCTGTACCAGTGATATAACTTTTCTTGACGGGAAAGAAGGTATTCTCTCCTACCGGGGATATGCTATTGAGGAACTTGCGGAAAAATGTGTTTTTATTGAGGTAGCCTACCTCTTGGTGCATGGGCATTTGCCCAACCCGACAGAATATGAAAATTTCCGGCAGTTGTTGAAACGTTTTGCCCTGATTCATGAGGATATGATCCATTTCTTTGATCATTTTCCTCCCAATGCACCGCCTATGGCCATCCTCTCGGTCATGGTCAACAGTTTGAGCAGCTATTATCCAGAGATGAGTGATGATCCGCTCAAAACCCTTGATGCGGCAGCAGCTCGCCTGATTTCCAAAATCCGCACCATTGCAGCATTCACCTATAAGAAAAGTATGGGGCATCCGCTGGTGTATCCCCGGCCTGATCTGAATTATTGCGGAAACTTCCTGAACATGATGTTTGATAAGCCCGTGCATCCCTATACGGTGCGCCCGGAGGCGGTTGCGGCGTTGAATAAGCTGCTTATCCTTCATGCTGATCATGAGCAGAATTGTTCTACCTCAACGGTACGCTTGGTGGGAAGTGCTGGGGTAAATCTCTACTCCTCCATCTCTGCGGGTATTAATGCCCTCTGGGGGCCATTGCACGGTGGTGCCAATGAGGCTGTGGTCACCATGCTGGAGCTGATTCATCGCGATGGAGATAATTTCAAAAAATACATTGATAAGGCCAAGGATAAATCTGATCCCTTCCGCTTGTCCGGTTTTGGGCATCGGGTTTATAAAACCTTTGACCCGCGCGGTAAGATTATTAAAGAGGCTTGTGATGATCTCCTGGAGGTCCTTAATGTTTCTGATCCGCTACTGGATATCGCCCGTAGATTGGAAGAAATTGCCCTGAATGATAACTATTTTGTTGATCGTAATCTCTTCCCCAATGTGGATTTTTACTCCGGTATTATCTACCGGGCCTTGGGTATCCCCACCAATATGTTTACGGTGATGTTTGCCTTGGGCCGTCTGCCGGGCTGGATTGCCCAGTGGAAGGAACAACAGGAAGATCCTGATGGGAAAATCGGACGTCCGAGGCAGGTATATATCGGGGAGCCCTCACGCCCCTTTGTCCCTATGTCTAAGCGCTAA
- the thpR gene encoding RNA 2',3'-cyclic phosphodiesterase, with protein sequence MRLFVAVDMPEAVQERLGMIACGLPGARWVPPEQLHLTLHFIGEVDGAMMRTIQEALGRIISPSLQLCLQGVGVFPLRGKSPHTLWVGVEKSEVLLALHRQIASALLSVGCELEQRKYAPHLTLARLKNAPAKRLNEFIGLHMPLLLPAVPVKRFRLYSSILGPKGAKHYVEQEYLLDDEQQ encoded by the coding sequence ATGCGTCTTTTTGTTGCTGTTGATATGCCGGAGGCGGTACAGGAACGGTTAGGAATGATCGCCTGCGGTCTGCCCGGAGCACGTTGGGTACCGCCCGAGCAGCTGCATCTGACCCTGCATTTTATCGGCGAGGTTGACGGGGCAATGATGCGTACCATTCAGGAAGCCTTAGGTCGGATAATCAGCCCCTCCTTGCAGCTTTGCCTGCAGGGCGTCGGGGTGTTTCCCTTGCGTGGCAAAAGTCCGCATACCTTGTGGGTTGGTGTGGAAAAGTCCGAAGTACTGCTCGCCCTTCATCGTCAGATAGCCTCGGCCTTACTTTCTGTAGGCTGTGAACTGGAACAGAGGAAATATGCCCCTCATCTTACGCTGGCCCGCTTAAAAAATGCGCCGGCAAAACGCCTGAACGAATTTATCGGGCTGCATATGCCTCTTCTCCTGCCAGCAGTTCCGGTGAAGAGGTTCCGCCTTTATAGTAGTATTCTGGGACCGAAAGGGGCAAAACATTATGTGGAGCAGGAATATCTGCTGGACGATGAGCAGCAATAA
- the rnc gene encoding ribonuclease III, translating into MGTSIEILLLDQTEQLAELQKKLGYTFIKKELLLLSMIHSSFAFERLDTRQHNETLEFLGDAVLDLTIGHMLFTRFPKKREGQLTRIRSALVNEAGLAKVARCLDLGKYLLLGRGEDGSGGREKSSILSCAYEALVGAMFMDSGYDTVLRYVQQTFAPLIEQQGERLIHADSKSRLQEYLQELHNEGPSYVLDEEEGPAHARIFSVSARFRDQVLGAGKAGSKKEAEQQAARAALALLQEPAKK; encoded by the coding sequence ATGGGAACCTCTATTGAAATATTGCTCCTGGATCAGACAGAGCAACTTGCGGAACTCCAGAAGAAACTCGGCTACACCTTTATAAAAAAGGAGTTGCTCCTGTTATCTATGATTCACAGTTCCTTTGCCTTTGAACGGCTGGACACCAGGCAGCATAATGAAACACTGGAATTCTTGGGTGATGCAGTGCTTGACCTGACTATAGGCCATATGCTCTTTACCCGTTTTCCCAAAAAACGTGAAGGCCAGCTAACCCGAATACGGTCTGCTCTGGTTAATGAAGCTGGCTTGGCAAAGGTTGCCCGTTGTCTTGATCTCGGGAAATATCTTCTTCTTGGGCGAGGAGAAGATGGTTCCGGAGGGCGGGAAAAATCATCGATTCTTTCCTGTGCATACGAGGCCTTGGTCGGGGCAATGTTTATGGATAGCGGCTATGACACGGTATTGCGGTATGTGCAGCAGACCTTTGCGCCTCTGATTGAGCAGCAGGGAGAACGTCTCATTCATGCTGATTCGAAAAGTCGCTTGCAAGAGTATCTTCAGGAGTTGCATAATGAAGGACCATCGTATGTTCTTGACGAGGAAGAGGGGCCTGCTCATGCCAGGATTTTTTCTGTGTCAGCCCGATTTCGGGACCAGGTGCTTGGTGCTGGCAAGGCTGGCAGCAAAAAAGAGGCTGAGCAACAGGCAGCCCGTGCCGCCTTGGCATTGCTTCAGGAACCTGCAAAAAAATAA